AGCAACTGCCAATCTCAAAATAGCACTCAATTGACTGACAATTTGTCGATGATTTTTGCCTTCTAAATTCTGGTAATTTTCGTGCTTTTTCTTCGGTGGAGATTTGCGATGATAACGTGCTAAATTAGCAATGATTTCTATCTCTGTTTCATTATAGCCTAGTAATTCAGCATTACGAATGAGATAATAGGAGTGCTTGTGGTGAGATGAATGACCGATATAATGACCGCAATTATGCAATATAGCTGCAGCCCAAAGGAGTTGCCGTTCATCTGCTCCCCAGTCGTGAAGTGTTCCTTTTGTTTGGTCAAAAATGCTTAAGGCAAAGACTGCGACTCTATCACTGTGCTCTAAATTGACGTCGTACTTATTCGCAATTCTCAGGACACTCCGCTGGCTTACTGAACCTTGGTAACGTAGACGGTCTTCAATATAACCGTGAGTAAGCATCCAGTCTACAATCACACCCTCTCTTAGGGAACGTTCGCATACTACGAGTGACTCTAGCCCCAAAACGAGCATGGCTTCCTGTAAAATCACTGCGCCTGCGAGTATAACTTCAGATCGTTTCTCTGGCATGCCGGGAATTGCAGCTCGTTCTGAGTTACTCATTTTCCGTAGGCGATTGACCCATTCCTGCAAATCTTTTAAGCTCATTTCGTAACCATTGAGCGTAGAAGGAACAGAGTCTACCTTTTCCCGTGCATGAATCATCACTAGAGTTTCAATTGTGCCGGAAGTACCTACTAAACGGGGAGATTCTCCATCCTTAAGATTTGCTTGGATCTCTTCAACAGCACGTTCTAACATCCCCCGTGCATATGCTTGTAGGTACTCAAACTCAGTGTCATGAATTGGGTCAGTGGTAATTAACTCACTGGTGAGTCTGACTGCACCAACTTTGGTACTGGTGAACGTTCGCCCTTCGTGACTATCGGCCAAAATTAATTCTGTGGAACCGCCACCGATATCTATAATAATATGGGGCTTGTCGTCAAATTCCATCCCCGATAGTACGCCCAAGTAGATTCGCCGCGCTTCTTCTTGACCAGAAATCAACTTAACGCTTAAACCGACTTCATCTTCAACTTTTTGCAAAAAATCTCTACCATTGGGGGCTTCTCGTACGGCGCTGGTTGCCACAGCAATTATTGTATCGACGTTGAGAGTTTTTGCGATCTCTTGGAAATGTCCCAAGGTGGCGATCGCCCTTTCCATGATTTGTGGTTTCAAATTCCCCGTCTTCATCTCGCGATCGCCGAGTCTGACGGTTTCTTTTTCTCTGCCGATAATGTTAAAAGATGGCAGTGTAGGTTCAATTTCCACTACTACCATGTGTAGCGAATTGGTTCCTAAGTCAATCGCAGCAATAATTCGATGTTGCTTTGCTGTTTGAGTCGGAACACTCTCCCAGTTAGCTGAAACTAAATTCACCATCTATCGTTTCTCTCTGTTAAGGATGGTAAAAGCTGGCAATCTCGACGTATCGACGAGACAATGTATTTTGTACAACAAAATTGTTTTTAAGTAGAAGCCCTGATCCATAACCAAAATGACTTCCTGGTTCTATTCCAAGTTGTGATTTATGGTTGTGACTTTATAAATATCAGATAAAGATATTCTATAGATGTAAATATGTGTGAACCAATCTATCTTTAGTCATCTTTTACTACCTATGCTAACTACGCCAAAAGATCACACCGAACCCATATGGCTTGTTATTATCCGGCTATTACGATGGCACAAACCAGAGGGACGGTTAATTTTAATGATTCCCGCTTTATGGGCTGTGTTTTTGGCAGCTGCTGGAAAACCACCCTTACCACTTGTTGGAGTGATCATCTTGGGTACTCTCGCCACAAGTGCTGCTGGATGTGTTGTCAATGATTTGTGGGATAGAGATATAGATCCACAAGTGGAAAGAACTCGCGATCGCCCTCTTGCTTCCCGTACGCTGACTGTGAAAGTTGGCATCATAGTTGCCATAGTGGCGATGGCATGTGCTGCAGTTCTTGCCTTTTATCTTAACGTACTCTCATTTTGGTTGTGTGTGGCAGCAGTTCCAGTTATTTTGCTTTATCCCGGCGCAAAGCGCGTGTTCCCTGTTCCGCAACTGGTTCTTTCTATCGCTTGGGGTTTCGGGGTTTTAATTAGCTGGAGTGCAGTGACGCATAACCTTTCACTCCCAACTTGGCTGCTTTGGGGCGCTACTGTGACGTGGACATTAGGATTTGATACAGTTTACGCCATGAGTGACAAGGAGGACGATCGACGAATTGGTGTCAATTCTAGCGCTTTGTTTTTTGGTAGTTTCGCGCCTGTTGCAATTGGCATTTTCTTTGCTAGCACTGTCTTTTTACTGAGTTGGCTAGGTTTAATTCTGCAACTGCGTCCTAGTTTTTGGATTAGTCTTTCCATTGCTAGTGTAAGTTGGATTTGGCAGCTCACACGCTTAAGCCAGAAAGATTTACCGAACTCTGCTTATGCTGAAATGTTCCGACAAAATGTGTGGATTGGTTTTATTGTCCTTGCTGGGATGATTAGTGGGAGTTTATTATAATACCAATTCAAAAAAATGTTTGCGACAGATAGAACACTAAAAGCGGTTACCAGTAAATCTTTCACAATCTAAAATCTAAAATGGTATAAATTCTGCGTGCTGTGTTCTTCTTAATAAACTGCAATGAGAAAAATCATAATTGGAGTGATGGGACCAGGAGAAAAAGCTACAGCAATTGATGTACAAAATGCCTATGAACTTGGAAAACTCATTGCAACACAGGGATGGGTTTTGCTGACTGGTGGTCGAAATGTTGGCGTTATGGATGCGGCAAGTCGGGGAGCAAAATCTGTTAATGGTTTAACTATTGGTATTCTTCCTTGCTATGATAGCCAAGGTATTTCTGAAGCAGTTGATATTACCATTTTTACTGATATGGGAAATGCTCGCAACAATATCAATGTTCTCTCTTCTCATGTGGTCATTGCTTGTGGTATGGGTGCGGGTACTGCTTCAGAGATTTGCCTAGCTTTGAAAGGCAACAAGAAAGTGATTTTGTTGAGTGTAGATGAAGAAAGTCAAAATTTCTTCCAAAAACTAGCGCCAAAAAATGTTTATGTCGTGAATGATGTGGAGAATACAATGGCATTAACTAAGCAAATTTTAAATCATACTAAGACCTGAATCCAATCACTTTTTGGCGTTGCATATTTTGGGATGATTTTATTTTCTTTGCTTACTAGAAGACTTCTTTATTGGCGCTTTTTGCTTCTTGGCGGTTCGTACTTTATCCCTTCTTTGTGCAACGCCGATTTTCTGTTGCTTTTGTTCGTACTGTTGCAAAAACTCTTGAACTTTTACAGGAATTTCCGCACTACAGTAGAAGTCTTGAGTCCCCATCAAGCGTACTACCATCGGAGAGTGGGAACGTTCGGCATATTGAATTGCTTGATCAAACAGCCCCTGATTGATGTGCGCTTGAACTATTTTTTCATACATATCAAGAGGGTTTAACAAAACCTTAGACTTTTGTGTTTTTGAAGTTACCCAACTGCTGCTAGTTTCTAAAGCTTCAATGGCAACAGCAAAACCTTGGATAGTTTCAGTCCATAATCCCATAGTAAAGGCAAAATTACCCAAGTAACGTCCAGCCATAAGACTTTCCAGAGGAAAAGTTTTGGGGGTATAAATCTCCAAGGCTAATTGGAAGGCTTTGATTGCTTCTGGAGTACGTTGCAAAGGTTTGTAAATATTCCCGAGATGATTTTGGGTTTTTGCCCAGTCATAGGGAAAGCGATCGCGTGTGTATTCTTGCAATGCTTGGTTGTAATGGTATATCGCTAATTCTAAGTTCTGTTTTCGTTTACCATGAATCCGATCACACCAGGCATTGCCAAGAAAACTTTGGGTGTTTGCCCACTCATGGGGAAAGCGATCGCGTGTGTATACACTCAATGCTTGCTGATGATAGTGTATCGCCCATTCTATATTCTCTGCTTTTTCCCCACGAATCCGCCGACAGAATGTATTTCCCAAATTATTATGGGTTATTGCCCATTCGTAGGCAAAGCGATCGCGTGTGTATATTTCTAATGCTTGGTTGTAACACTGTATTCCTAGTTCTATGTTCTCTTCAGCGTTACCATGAATACGATTACACCAGACATTGCCGAGATTTTTTTGGCTTCTTGCCCACATTTCGGGAAACAGATCGCGCTTGTATACCTGCAATGCCTGATTGCAATAATGTATCGCTAATTCCAAGTTTTCTGCCTCTTCGCCAAGAATACGTTCCCAGTAAGCAATCCCAAGATTATTTTGGATTGCTGCCCACATTTTGGGATTGCCATCATACGTAAATTGTTTTAATGCTTGCTTGTAATGGTGTATCGCTTGTTCCTGGTTTTCGGCTTTTTTTCCGCAAATACGCTCACCCAAAAGATTTCCCAAATGATTTTGCACCTTTGCCCATTGATCGGGAAAGCGATCGCGTGTGTATACTGTCAATGCTTGGTTGTAATGGTGTATCGCTAGTTCTTGGTTATCGGTTTGTTGACCACGGAGTCGTTTTGAGTAGGCAAGCCCGAGACTGTTTTGCACCTTTGCCCACGTTTCGGAACAGAGATCGCGTCGGATTTCTTGCAATGCTTGGTTATAACAGTATATCGCGAGTTCCAAGTTCTCTTCTGGGTTGCCAGAGATTCGCTCTGAGTACGCAACTCCAATATTACGTTGCGTTTTTGCCCAGTCATAAGGAAAGCGATCGCGTGTGTATTCCTCCAATGCTTGGTTGTAATAGTATATTACTTGTTCCAAATTATGAGATTTTTCCCCACGCACACGGTCAGAGAAAGCAAGCGCAAGATTAGTTTGCGTTGTTCCCCATTCATAAGGAAAGCGATCGCGTGTAAAAACTGTGGCGGCTACTTGGTAACCTACAATCGCAATTTCCATACGACCTGCTGGGTTACCTTGCTCAAACATCTGCACCAGCTTACTAAACTCAACAATAAACCCCGCAGTGTATTGTGCTAATATTTCCTTCAATTGTGGCAAGATATTCGTTGCCCAAACTTGCAACACATAAGCCAAAGTATCATTCAGCTTGTCCTGATTTGCTGCTAAATAGGGGAAAATTACTTGGGGATCACGATCTTTTTCAATTGCTTCCAATACATCAACTAAAAAAGTTTCATAAGCTTGCCAGGTGTGAGAACTTGCTTGTACTCCCAAAGAAGCAGCCAACTCATTTCTAAGATTCAACAACCAATCTGCAGTTAATTGGCGACTTTGGTTTGCCATATTTCCTGCAACTTGTTCCAAGGCTATTAGGAACCCTTCATCTATCCATTCTTTATCTTCTGCTACAATGTCCATCGCTTCCGCATGAGTGGCGCATCTTAACAGATCTGCAATTGTATTTAAATAAGTTTGGATTTTTGTTTCGTCCATATGACTTGCCAGTTGTGACTTGAGCACGTTCACTGATTTCTAATTTTATTGTGCAAAAATCAACTAGGCATTGTTATGTCACTCAAGAAATAACTTTTAACGCGAAAACCTGGTCAGCGGGACCAGGTTTTATCTAAAAAATTTCGTAGTGCTCAAATTGGTTTTATCGTGAGGAAATACAAAGGTTTTACAATAGTGGTGGACAATAACACTAACAAACTCAGCATAAAAAACGTTTTTCCGCTTTGGGATTTGGCTTCGCCTTTCAACACAGGCGCTGTGCCACTCATCATCATACTTATGCTGATATTTGCTTGGGCTGATGACGGAAGGACACCGGGTCAATTGCCCTTTTCAGTTTGGTTGTGCCTTGTTTGGTGTCCTATTTATTAAGTTACCACCCGATTATGGAATTGCCTGCAGTTGTTTACTGAACTTAACAACTGGAGTTTAGCTTCTTCGCCGAAGGCTATAAGCAACCCAAAAATCTGCTTGTGAGGGTTATACCATGTCCTGATAAACAGTTGTCATTGCGTTCGCGTAGCGTGCGCCCTTGGCGCATACTACGCGATAGCGAAGTGAAGCAATCTCAAACACTTGCGATTGCTGAGTCCCAAGGGGACACGCTGCGCGTTCGCTCGATTCGTGCGCTTTGCGCTTACGTTTCACTGAGTCCCAAGGGGACACGCTGCGCGTTCGCTCGATTCGTGCGCTTTGCGCTTACGTTCCACTCGCAATGACATATCGTAAGTAATTAGCAGGACATGATATTACTAGATCGTGAAAAACAAGATCCCCGACTCCTTTTAAAGGAGTCGGGGATCTGTGTCTCTCAATTTATGCGCTACGCGCAGGCACTTTCACACAAATCAAATAGGATTACTATAGAACTGCTCAATAACAGGACAGAGGCGCAAAGTATCGCGCCCTCTACATCGGAATTACCAATTTCACATAAGTTTGGTATAGTCTAAATGGTCGGTCACAATCCGCCCAATAACATCTATTTGGTTCAAATCTTCAGTCGAAAGTTGAACAGAGCTGGCTTGGGCGTTTGCGGTTGCTTGTTCGGGATAACGCACACCGGCGATCGCATGACTCTGTGGTTGAGCAATTAACCATGCTAGTGCTAACTGGGCAAGTGTACAGTTGTGACGTTCTGCAATTGGGCGCAATTTTTCCAAAGCTTGTTGAGCGCGTTCAAAATTTTCTCCCTGAAATAGCTTATTGTTGGCGCGGTTATCTTGTTGGTCAAATTTGTGACCAGCTTCAAATTTTCCTGTTAACAATCCTTGAGCTAGAGGTGAATAAGCAATAATCGCAATCTTATGTTCGATGCAATAAGGCATTGCATCTTTTTCGACATACCGCCAGAATAAAGAATAATGAGGCTGCAAGCTATCAATGCGTCCGTATTGAGATGCTTCTTCCAACTGGGTTTTGGAAAAATTGGAAACACCAATAGCCCGAATTTTCCCTTGCTTTTTCAGGTGGTTAAGAGCGTTCATTGTCTCCTCAATCGGAACAACTTCAGAATTGAACGAACCAGCGGGGCAATGAATTTGATATAAGTCTATGTAGTCAGTTCTGAGGTTTTTCAAGGAATGATTACAAGACTCAATCACCTGGTTGTACTTGAGATGGTTAGCAAAAACTTTCGTGGCATACTCCACTTGATCTCGAACATCAGATAAAGCTTGAGCAACAATTCTTTCTGAATGTCCGTCACCATAAACCTCAGCAGTATCAACTGTTGTGATACCAGCTTCAAATGCTGCCCGTATTGCTTTAATCGAGTTAGTGTCCTCAACTCCCACCCACATTTTTTTACCAGCTTGCCAAGTCCCCGTGAGAATAGGCGTAATTTTAACATCCGATGTACCCAGCGTTCGCTTTTCCATAATGATTCCTTATCTATTTTTTAATTCATTTGTTGCAGACAGCCACATAGTGTATCGATCTTGGCGTCAAAATAAATCAGAGTAATAGTAGATGCTTACGGAAGAATTGATTATGACGAATCATGCACTCAAAGAATGGGCAGTTGCTATCAATGCCTTAGAAACAAGCAAAACAATTATGCTCCTCCGCAAAGGTGGTATCCATGAACGTCATGGACGCTTTGAGGTTAACCACAAGCAGATTTTGCTTTACCCAACTTTTGAGCATCAACAGCCTTTCTTGCTCAAACCCGAGTATGCTAATTTGGTAATTCCGGTGACATCTGGTTGGCATCCAGAAACAGTTCATATCAACAGTTGGGCTGAAATTACAGATATTTTTCCAGTGAGTGAGGAATCAGTCGTTAATGCTCTGCTTCCATTCCATATTTGGAATGAGTACTTTATTAGCGATCGCCTCAAATGGAAACCGCGTCAGCCATTATATATTCTCCTGCTGCGGACTTACAAACTCCCCCAAGAGCAAGAAATTCCCTATTGCACCAAGTATGGTGGCTGTAAGTCATGGATTGACTTGGATGGATCCATTTCGTTACAAGGATCACAACCAATCTTGTCTGATTCGATATATGCCCAGTTAGTTGGCCAAATTCGCGATATTGTCAGCGACGAATTATATGCTCCATCCATATAATAACGTAGGACTTACGCACTTTAGAAATAAATTATTGTGTGCGTAACGATTAGCATGACTAGTTCCGTGCGGTTTTACAATAGTCAGATGACCACAAAAATTTCCCATTTCGATCTCAAAAGTGCATAAGTTGATTTTGCTTGCATCTAATTAAAGAAGAAGGGAAAGCTAATAGCATTATGCATATAATCATATTTTTGTCAATTCGTAAGTCCTATAACGAATAGCTATCAAAAAAAGTACTCAAAAATACATCAATTTTTGTGAGCCATAGGATAGCATTGGCTAAACGCAAAAGATGACTGCGTTTCTTTTCATAGCCTTTCGTCTGTAAAGCGTCTACGTCTTACATTCACTTTGAATTGTGTGATTCGTCTTGAGGTTAACCGCTGTGAACAATACAGAAAGTACCCCAAAAGGGCGATGTAGATATTGACAGATGTCTGTAAGTATGCTTGTAAGCTAACTAAAATAAATCAGGAGTTTGCCATGCATGGAAGAATGTGCTGGTTGTCAAAATTTGGCGACAGTGAAGAAAAAATTTTGCATTTGCAGACAGGACCAAATGAACCTTGGCGTCCTTACACAGCCTTTGGGCAATTAGCAGTCCCAGATTACAAAATACCAGGCGGTTCTAAAGGTTGGGCGACTTTCCAAAAATTGTTAAAAGCAGGTTGGACTTTGATACCAACTGCAAGAGCAAACGAGTTCTCGTCCTCAAGGACTTCAGTGGAGTCATGAATCAAGACAGAACATACGAAAGTTTTTCGCTTTTTACAAACCCCTAGGCGAACTTTCACCACGGGGATCAGCTGCGCCTTCTAAAGTTGCATCTGGTGTTACGACAATCGAATTAACATTACCCCAAGGCTTAGTTTGTTTAATTCTGTGTCCCTGACGCTGCAACTCGGCAAGAGTTAGAGCTTTCAAACCCATAGGTTGGACTCTTAGTTGATCACGTAACCACTGATGATGTATACGGGGTGCAGAAACAGCCGTGCCAGAATGCATCTTGTATTCTAGTACATTCAAGAGCTTGTCCTAAGTAGACAATAACCTAAACAAGCTTAGTCAACTACCGACAACTATCCCTCAAATTCTTCTATCAATTCATCAACAAGCTTTCTTAGCCGTTCCTTCCAGTCAGGGATGGCTTTTAATTTGTCTCTGACACCCTTTTGGACATTAAAACACACCGGCGTCTTATCAAAAGGCTCATTATTTAAAGGTTGTGCACCTAATTTATGATTTTTCTGGAAAGGCATTGCTATCGAGTGTATATATTACTATACTTATATATAGCACAAACGTATTGAGGTGACGCATTGGGACAAAGAAATAAGGCTTGCCTTATTACAACGAATACTCGTGGGTGCTGACAAATTAACAGACCATAGCAAGCCTTATTTCTCCAGTCATTCCCCCGGTGAACAATGCTTTTATCCATCAAAACTAAGTTGAAACTGACAAGCGAGCAAAAAACCATAATGGCAAAGCATGCAGGTATTGCAAGATTTACCTTTAATTGGGGTTTAGCTACTTGGAAAAATTTATATGATCATGGATTCAAGCCAAATAAATTCCTCCTTAAGAAGTTCTTTAATAATGAGGTAAAAACTCAACTGGAGTGGATTAAGGAGAAAGGAATTTGTCAAAAGATTACTCAATACGCCTTTGACCAATTAGGTGACGCGTATGCCCGATTTTTTAAAGGTAACGCATTGGGACAAAAAAATAAGCCAAGCCCTAATAACAACACGATAAATCGTGATGCTTCGAGATCAACCCAAGAGGGCTTGGCTTATTTTTCCAGTCAGAACCCCGGTAGGGGCGACTACCCCAGGTCAAAGAAGAAAGGCATCAACGACTCTTTCACTGTTGACAATGGTGGAAAACCTATCCCTGTTGCTGGTGTACGAGTTAAGCTGCCTACCATTGGATGGGTTAAAACTTATGAAGGACTGCCCCATACAACAACCACCAAGCTAACAATATCTCGGATAGCTGGTGACTGGTACATCGATGAGCGCTTATGAGGTTGAAACCGAGCCTACGCCTAAATCCGTCTATGTTGTAGGTGTGGATTTGGGAATAAAGGAACTAGCTACGCTTAGCACTGGTGTTACGTTTCCAAACCCAAAAGCCTACAAAAAGAACATCCAGAAACTAAAACGGTTGTCTAAAGCTCATTCTCGGAAAAAGAAAGGCAGTAACAACCGTTATAAGTCAAAAATCAAATTAGCGAAACATCATAACCGAGTTTCTAACATTCGCAAAGATTCGCTTCATAAAGTTACTCACCACTTATGCAAAAACCACGCGCTTGTAGTGGTAGACGACTTAAATGTTAGCGGGATGATGTCAAATCATAAGCTTGCCCAATCTATCGCTGATTGCGGGTTTTATGAATTCAAGCGACAACTTGAATATAAAACCAAGAAGTTTGGAAGTAAGTTAATTGTTGCGGATAGATGGTATCCATCTTCTAAAACCTGTAGTAATTGTGGTTGCAAAAAAGAAACACTCACCTTGAAGGAAAGAGTGTTTGAATCTGGTGAGCAGCGCCTTGCGGTGAATCCAGCGCTGCCAAGAGTTGTGCCTTGCGGTGAATCCAGCGCTGCAGGCGGGTTTCCCGCCGTAGGCGACTGGTGAACCCGGAGGGAGCCAGTACTTGATGAGGGTTTCCCGACAGAGGTATCTGGTGAGACCAGCGCTGCAGGAGGGTCTCCCTCCGTAGGCGACTGGCGAACCCGAAGGGCGTCGGGTTAAGCGCGTTGTGGCAACTAGCCCCGATAGGCGTAGCCGTGCCGCAGGCATAGGGGGCGCTAAGCAAGCGCTGCAGGCGGGTTTCCCGCCGTAGGCGACTGGTGAACCCGGAGGGAGCCAGTACTTGATGAGGGTTTCCCGACAGAGGTATCTGGTGAGACCAGCGCTGCAGGAGGGTCTCCCTCCGTAGGCGACTGGCGAACCCGAAGGGCGTCGGGTTAAGCGCGTTGTGGCAACTAGCCCCGGGGGCTGGCTCCACAACGCGCTTAACCCGACGCCCTTCGGGTTCGCCAGTCGCCTACGGAGGGAGACCCTCCTGCAGCGCTGGTCTCACCAGATACCTCTGTCGGGAAACCCTCATCAAGGACTGGCTCCCTCCGGGTTCACCAGTCGCCTACGGCGGGAAACCCGCTCCGTTTGCGTAGCGCCCCCTATGCCTGCGGCACGGCTACGGCGTAGCCGTGCCGCAGGCATAGGGGGCGCTACGCAAACGGAGGCGGGTTTCCCGCCGTAGGCGACTGGTGAACCCGGAGGGAGCCAGTACTTGATGAGGGTTTCCCGACAGAGGTATCTGGTGAGACCAGCGCTGCAGGAGGGTCTCCCTCCGTAGGCGACTGGCGAACCCGAAGGGCGTCGGGTTAAGCGCGTTGTGGCAACTAGCCCCGATGCCCAGAGCAGCGCCTTGCGGAGCCAGTCCTGCAGGAGGGTTTCCCGACAGAGGGATCTGGCGTTGGGGTTCCCCCCGTTGTGGCGACTGGCTGTCGGGTTCCCCCCGAGCCAGGGGACTGGCGTGCAACTAGCCCCGATAGGCGTAGCCGTGCCGCAGGCATAGGGGGCGCTACGCAAACGGAGCGGGTTTCCCGCCGTAGGCGACTGGTGAACCCGGAGGGAGCCAGTCCTTGATGAGGGTTTCCCGACAGAGGGATCTGGTGTTGGGGTTCCCCCAAAGTCTGTCGGGGGAAGCAACCCAAGCGACGAGCTTTGACCGTTGTGGCGACTGCGAACCCGCAGGGTCATTGTGGTTTTGTCATTGACCGTGATCTAAACGCAGCTATTAATTTGAGCCACTGCGTTGCCGGTGAGAAGTGCCTTGCGCGGGTTAAGCGCGTTGTGGCAACTTCGGAGGTTCCCCCGGTTGTAGCAAGTGGCGTATCGCGCAGGGCTTTGGCGTGAATGCTTTCTGAGGGCTAACCGCTCCCATGCTCCCTATGAAGAAAGAAATAAATGTCTAGACTTGTCTAGGTTTTATGTAGCAGAACTTGCAACACTTGTGTGATAATGGTTCCTCCGCCAGGGGCACCCACTGCCATACGAAGGCGACCATTTTCAGTGACAATAGTGGGAGTCATACTAGATAGAGGCGTTTTACGCGGTGCGATTGCATTCGCTTTTGCTCCCACAAGTCCAAACACATTCAGGACTCCAGGTGCAGCGGCTAAATCATCTATCTCGTCATTCATTAGAATACCAGTTTTTGGTACCACAACTCCAGAACCAAAACCATAGTTAACTGTGAAAGTTAAGCTAACAGCATTGCGCTGTTCATCTACAACAGTTGGGTGGGTGGTTTCAGGTGACTCATATCGAGTCGCGTAGAACCCCACTCCTAACTTTTCCTTGCGTGCGACTAGAGTCCGGCTATTTCTGACTCTGTGCTTGCCCAGACTGTGTTGCGGGATCAGATGCTGCGTATTTAGAAGAACGCCTAAAAGACCCGAAGAACTCATATAGTTTTCAGACATCCTCTTAGAGAGGTTTTGTCGAAACTTTAATTATTTATTGAGATTGACAATTGTAACTTAAACAGATTAACTCTTTCGGGAATTCTGATCTATTAAAAAGTTTATTTTTTCTTTAGCATTTTTTGTACGTATCTGCTATACCTTATGAAGTCATCATTCGTTAACGTTGTTTTAGAGACAACTTGAGATAGACTTCAGTATAAAGAAAAAAACAACTTGTCGATTTGTTGACTTATAATGATTGCCTGCCTTTTCATAAAGCAACAACTCTGGTTTAAAAGCAGGGTTGTTTTTTGTGTTCCAAATCACTAGGCAATTGATTAACAGATGGTAGAGAATACAAAACTGTGCGGGTTGTTGAAAAGGAAATAACCCTGATTTGAAATAGACCAAGTGTTTGAAGTTTTTGAAATTTGGAGAAAAAACTTATGGGTTGGTTACAACGACTTTTTGGCTTGGAAAAGCCTGCAGATGCTCAAGTAGATCCTGAGCCAGCAACATCAGATGACACAGGTGGTGAAGAAAGCATTGCTCCAGAGCGATTGGGGTTAAACGGAGAATATGACCAGAGTGGTCTGGCAAAGCGGGTTGCTCTAGCATTTGATGAAGACGGCTCTTTTGATGATATTGACTCCTTGTACGTAGCACAAACCGGCGGTACAGTTGTTCTCAAAGGGTCAGTTCCCAGTCAAGATATTCTCGACCAATTGGTACAAGTTGCTCAGGGTGTAACTGGTGCAACAGACGTACAAACTGATCAAGTTAGTGTTGGTTAAATAGGGTTTAACTTCTACATTTCGGCAAAAAGAACAAGCTATGAAACATCCGTTGCAACATCGATGGATAATGTCCATCGCATTGTTGACTATCTTAGTCCTT
This portion of the Brasilonema sennae CENA114 genome encodes:
- a CDS encoding DUF1802 family protein; the encoded protein is MTNHALKEWAVAINALETSKTIMLLRKGGIHERHGRFEVNHKQILLYPTFEHQQPFLLKPEYANLVIPVTSGWHPETVHINSWAEITDIFPVSEESVVNALLPFHIWNEYFISDRLKWKPRQPLYILLLRTYKLPQEQEIPYCTKYGGCKSWIDLDGSISLQGSQPILSDSIYAQLVGQIRDIVSDELYAPSI
- a CDS encoding Ppx/GppA phosphatase family protein → MVNLVSANWESVPTQTAKQHRIIAAIDLGTNSLHMVVVEIEPTLPSFNIIGREKETVRLGDREMKTGNLKPQIMERAIATLGHFQEIAKTLNVDTIIAVATSAVREAPNGRDFLQKVEDEVGLSVKLISGQEEARRIYLGVLSGMEFDDKPHIIIDIGGGSTELILADSHEGRTFTSTKVGAVRLTSELITTDPIHDTEFEYLQAYARGMLERAVEEIQANLKDGESPRLVGTSGTIETLVMIHAREKVDSVPSTLNGYEMSLKDLQEWVNRLRKMSNSERAAIPGMPEKRSEVILAGAVILQEAMLVLGLESLVVCERSLREGVIVDWMLTHGYIEDRLRYQGSVSQRSVLRIANKYDVNLEHSDRVAVFALSIFDQTKGTLHDWGADERQLLWAAAILHNCGHYIGHSSHHKHSYYLIRNAELLGYNETEIEIIANLARYHRKSPPKKKHENYQNLEGKNHRQIVSQLSAILRLAVALDRRQIGAITRVECEYLTEKQELILKIFPSHADDDCALELWSLDYKKDVFEAEFDVKLVAKLELNIAAFS
- a CDS encoding TIGR00725 family protein yields the protein MRKIIIGVMGPGEKATAIDVQNAYELGKLIATQGWVLLTGGRNVGVMDAASRGAKSVNGLTIGILPCYDSQGISEAVDITIFTDMGNARNNINVLSSHVVIACGMGAGTASEICLALKGNKKVILLSVDEESQNFFQKLAPKNVYVVNDVENTMALTKQILNHTKT
- a CDS encoding aldo/keto reductase, with the translated sequence MEKRTLGTSDVKITPILTGTWQAGKKMWVGVEDTNSIKAIRAAFEAGITTVDTAEVYGDGHSERIVAQALSDVRDQVEYATKVFANHLKYNQVIESCNHSLKNLRTDYIDLYQIHCPAGSFNSEVVPIEETMNALNHLKKQGKIRAIGVSNFSKTQLEEASQYGRIDSLQPHYSLFWRYVEKDAMPYCIEHKIAIIAYSPLAQGLLTGKFEAGHKFDQQDNRANNKLFQGENFERAQQALEKLRPIAERHNCTLAQLALAWLIAQPQSHAIAGVRYPEQATANAQASSVQLSTEDLNQIDVIGRIVTDHLDYTKLM
- a CDS encoding tetratricopeptide repeat protein, which translates into the protein MDETKIQTYLNTIADLLRCATHAEAMDIVAEDKEWIDEGFLIALEQVAGNMANQSRQLTADWLLNLRNELAASLGVQASSHTWQAYETFLVDVLEAIEKDRDPQVIFPYLAANQDKLNDTLAYVLQVWATNILPQLKEILAQYTAGFIVEFSKLVQMFEQGNPAGRMEIAIVGYQVAATVFTRDRFPYEWGTTQTNLALAFSDRVRGEKSHNLEQVIYYYNQALEEYTRDRFPYDWAKTQRNIGVAYSERISGNPEENLELAIYCYNQALQEIRRDLCSETWAKVQNSLGLAYSKRLRGQQTDNQELAIHHYNQALTVYTRDRFPDQWAKVQNHLGNLLGERICGKKAENQEQAIHHYKQALKQFTYDGNPKMWAAIQNNLGIAYWERILGEEAENLELAIHYCNQALQVYKRDLFPEMWARSQKNLGNVWCNRIHGNAEENIELGIQCYNQALEIYTRDRFAYEWAITHNNLGNTFCRRIRGEKAENIEWAIHYHQQALSVYTRDRFPHEWANTQSFLGNAWCDRIHGKRKQNLELAIYHYNQALQEYTRDRFPYDWAKTQNHLGNIYKPLQRTPEAIKAFQLALEIYTPKTFPLESLMAGRYLGNFAFTMGLWTETIQGFAVAIEALETSSSWVTSKTQKSKVLLNPLDMYEKIVQAHINQGLFDQAIQYAERSHSPMVVRLMGTQDFYCSAEIPVKVQEFLQQYEQKQQKIGVAQRRDKVRTAKKQKAPIKKSSSKQRK
- a CDS encoding 4-hydroxybenzoate solanesyltransferase: MLTTPKDHTEPIWLVIIRLLRWHKPEGRLILMIPALWAVFLAAAGKPPLPLVGVIILGTLATSAAGCVVNDLWDRDIDPQVERTRDRPLASRTLTVKVGIIVAIVAMACAAVLAFYLNVLSFWLCVAAVPVILLYPGAKRVFPVPQLVLSIAWGFGVLISWSAVTHNLSLPTWLLWGATVTWTLGFDTVYAMSDKEDDRRIGVNSSALFFGSFAPVAIGIFFASTVFLLSWLGLILQLRPSFWISLSIASVSWIWQLTRLSQKDLPNSAYAEMFRQNVWIGFIVLAGMISGSLL